The sequence CTGCGAACGACTCTGTAAAATCCATCAAATGGGACAGAAAGAAGTTTATGGGTATTCAGCTCCACGGCAAAACCCTCGGCATAGTCGGGCTCGGACGCATAGGCGGAAATGTTGCTATCAGAGCGAAAAGCTTTGGCATGAAGATTGTCTCCTTTGATCCTTATATAAAACAGGCTAAGGCTGATGCTTTGGGTGTTACTCTCTGTGAAAGCCTTGAGCAGGTTCTTAAGCAGGCGGATGTAATCACCTTCCACACTCCGCTCACTGATGAAACCAAAAACCTGATCACTAAGAAAGAAATAGATATGATGAAGGACAATGTCGTGATCATAAACTGCGCCAGAGGCGGCATAGTTAATGAGGACGATCTCTACGATGCCCTTGTCTCCGGCAAGGTGTTCTCTGCCGCTGTGGATGTTTTCACGAAAGAACCGCTCGGCGAAAACAGGCTCCTTACCCTTGACAATCTTTTTGTCACACCTCACATAGGCGCAAACACGGAGGAAGGGCAGAGGGATGTTGCGCTTCTTATCTGCCAGCAGGTGGTAAATGCTCTGCACGGCAAATCATATGAAAACGCTGTTAATATTCCCTTTATGAAGTCTCAGCTCAGCATCGAAATGCAGAAGTACTTTGAACTCATCGAAAGAATGGGGCATCTTCTCGCACAGCTCACAAAAGGTAGACCTGAAAGAGTGGAAGTGACAATGGTGGGTCACAAGTTTGACGAAGACTTCTTTGAGAGAACCTTTGACACTCCCTTCAATTTTCAGGCTTTCACTATCGCGGGTCTCAGAGGACTTCTTGAGTTCAACGTGAAGGAGACTGTTTCCTACATAAACGCTCCCTACATCGCAAAAGACAGAGGGATCGACATTCAGGAAAGCAAAACCCACGCATACGGTAAATTTAACGATCTGCTTGTTATGAAAGTGAAAACCGACAAGGAAGAGAAGGTGATAGGCGGAACCGTTTTTCCCGACGGCTACGGACGCATTACCATATTTGATCAGTTCTTTCTTGATATGATATGTCAGGGTACATACATCTATATCAGAAACAGCGACACCCCCGGCGTTGTGGGCAAGATAGGAACTCTTCTAGGCAACAACAACATCAACATAGCAGGCTTTGAACTCAGCCGTCTGAAAGGCGGGGATGCCATATCCTTCATCTCCGTTGACAGTGAGGTTCCGAAGTCTGTTCTTGATCAGATTCAGGCGATCCCCGGCATAATTGAAGCCAAGGTCGTTACTCTTTAATATTAATTATTGCGTCAGCAGTATAACTTCGGCAGGAATCCGGACGGCGGACAAGCCCGCCCTCCGGAGGAAGCCTTACACGGATAGAAGGGCGGTATTATTGCCGCTTCAATCTTATAAATCCCCCTCTGTCCCCCTTTATTAAAGGGGGAAGTTATTGCAGTTAAAATCATAACAGCTTTTTCCCGGTCATTCTGAACGAAGTGAAGAATCTCCTGTTTGATTAGGCCGGGGCTCTTCGCTCGTGCTCAGAGTGACGCATGGGGCGGGGATAAGAATATTTTTGATTTTTCCACGGATGGAAGTGCGCCGTGCGTAGCGAAGGTTTGCTTTGCAAACCGCGAGCGTGTACAGAAATCCGACAGGATGTGCGGATTTCTGTTATAAAATCAGAGATTGTTTTATCCTATAAGGGTTCGCAGAGACGCAAATGGTCTACATTTCCACGGATGGAAGTGCGCCGTGCGTAGCGAAGGTTTGCTTTGCAAACCGCGAGCGTGTACAGAAATCCGACAGGATGTGCGGATTTCTGTTATAAAATCAGAGATTGTTTTATCCTATAAGGGTTCGCAGAGACGCAAATGGTCTACATTTCCACGGATGGAAGTGCGCCGTGCGTAGCGAAGGTTTGCTTTGCAAACCGCGAGCGTGTACAGAAATCCGACAGGATGTGCGGATTTCTGTTATAAGACGGTCACTCTGTCCCTGCCGTCACGTTTGCTTATGTAGAGAGCCTTGTCTGCATTCTGGATCATCTCTTCGGAATGGGAAAATTTCGGGTCAAACTCTGTAACGCCTGCGCTGAAGGTTATTTTGAAGCAGCCTGTCTCACTTTCAAAAACTATGCTTTTCAGCCCTTCCTTGATCCTTTCTATGGCGATTACGGCGTGTGCCGTATCTGTTTCGGGAAAAACTATTGCAAATTCCTCTCCGCCGTATCTGGCTGCTATGTCGGTTTCACGTATATTTTCGCCGATGATAACCGCAAAGGCTCTGAGAACCTCATCCCCTTTGGGGTGCCCGTAAGTGTCGTTGACTTTTTTGAAGAAGTCCAGATCAAGCAGGGTTACGGTGAATTTATTGCCGTATCGTTTTGATTTATCAAATTCGCTTTTAAGTTTGTCTTTAAAATAGGAGTGGTTGTACAGAAGTGTGAGACCGTCTTTCTTCGCCATCTGCTCAAGAAATTCGTTCTGCTCAAGAACGTTTGTGGATGCGAAAGCCAGTTCAAACACCGTGTTTTCGAGTTCTTCGGTTTTTTTCTGAAGCTCAACGGTCATGGCAAAGTATTTCACAAGGGTATTGTAATGGATTATGAGATCCTCCACAGGGTCATCCGTGTGAGTGAACTCAAAGAAAAAGTCCTTGGAAAGTGACAGAAACTGATGATCAAACTCCCTGTTTGCTATGAAAAGGAAGAAGTTTTCATTCACCATCATCGAAGCGAGCTTTTCAACTGTGTCCGTTTTGCGCACCTCATAAATGATAACCCTAGGACCGTCCTCAGACTGTGCGCAATCCCATTCGACGCTTTCCGGAAAAAGCTGTTTCAGTGTTTCTGTTGTTTCTTCACTTTGTGTGCAGCGGTAAACTGTAGGGTTAACCTGCATCCTCCGGTCTCATATGGGGGAAGAGAATGACTTCTCTTATGGACTGGCTGTCTGTGAGCAGCATCACCAGTCTGTCTATACCGAGTCCTGCGCCTGCCGTGGGCGGAAGTCCGTATTCAAGCGCACGGATGTAGTCACTGTCCATAGCGTGGGCTTCTTCATCGCCCGCTTCTTTTTCAGCAACCTGTTTTTCAAATCTTTCCTTTTGGTCTATGGGGTCGTTAAGCTCATTAAAACCGTTGGAAATCTCGAATCCGCCGATGAAAAGCTCATAGCGCTCGGTAATTTCCGGATTATCCTTTTTTGATTTGGCAAGAGGGGAAACCTCTTTAGGATAATCTGTAATAAATATCGGATCAAAAAGTTTTTCCTCAACTGTATTTTCAAAAATTTCCAGAACTATTCTTCCTCTGCCCCAACTGTCATTGATGAAAATGCCTAAGCCCTCTGCGGTTTTTCTTGCCGAGTCGTAATCCGCAAGCTGCTCCGGAGTAATGTCTTTTCCGCCGAGTTCAACGACAGCCTGTTCCATCGTCATCCTTTTCCAAGGAGACTCAAGATCTATTATACGCCCGTTGAAGGGGATTTTCGCTGTTCCGCATATTTTCACGGCAATATTTCTCACGAAGGTTTCGATCATGTCCATAAGGTCATGGTAGTCGGCATATGCCATGTACCACTCGATCATGGTGAATTCGGGGTTGTGGCGTGTGGACAGTCCTTCGTTGCGGAAGCTTCTGTTTATCTCAAAAACACGCTCAAAGCCGCCGATGACAAGCCTTTTCAGGTAAAGCTCCGGCGCTATGCGCATGAACAGGGGCATATCCAGCGCATTGTGGTGAGTAACAAAAGGTTTTGCCGTGGCGCCGCCCGCTATTGGCTGCATCATAGGTGTTTCGACCTCCATGAAGTCTTTGGACAGGAAGAAGTTTCTCACTTCCTGTATGATAGCGCTTCTTTTGCGGAAAATGTCACGGACATTATCATTAACTATGAGATCGACATATCTTCTGCGGTATCTCTGCTCAACGTCTTTAAGACCGTGAAACTTCTCCGGAAGGTCTCTGAGAGCCTTGGTCAGGAGGCTGAATTTTTCTGCGTAAACGGTAAGCTCGCCTGTTTTTGTTTTGAAGAGGAAGCCGGAGATGCTCACAAAGTCGCCGACGTCGGTGAGCTCAAATACATTGTACTGCTCCTCCGTTATGTCGCCTTTCTTGATGTAAGCCTGAAGATTTCCCGTTCTGTCTTTAAGGTTCAGGAAAGTTATTTTGCCGAACTGCCTGACCGCCATGATGCGTCCGGCAACGGTAAATGTGTATTTCTTTTCAAGAAGTTCATGTCCGTCAGTGTTTTCAAACCTTTCGGACACTTCTTTTATACTGAATGGAACCTTGAATGAGTTTACATAGGGTTGAACTTTATTTTCTGCCAGTTTTTGAAGCTTTTCCAGACGGTGCTGATCCATGTTGAATGTGTTTTCTCCTTAATGATTGCCTGCGGTGAAACCCTTTGCTGCGGCAGATTCCAAAGGCAGGATATAATATATGAATAGTGTGTTTTACTCATCTTAATGTGTTGACTTGTTATACAAAAATCTTTAATCTATTACAAGAAAGAAATTTTTTATGACCTTTCCGGCATTTTAACTTGTCTTTATTTTGCCGAAACCGTCACAATAATTGTTGCATAAGCATGAGTTTTGATTTATTTCACCATGCAAGCCGGAGGTAAAAAGGAATGTTAAACGGTCTCTACAATATTTTTTCTAGTGACCTTGCCATAGATCTCGGAACAGCCAACACACTGATTTACGTTAAAGGCAAGGGCGTGGTTTGCGATGAACCCTCAGTGGTAGCCATAAACAATCATAACAAAGAAACCCTCGCAGTGGGGGACGAAGCCAAGTGCATGCTGGGAAGAACTCCTGCAAACATAGTAGCCATTCGCCCCATGAAGGACGGTGTCATAGCCAGCTTTGAGCATACTGAAAAGATGCTCCGTTATTTTATCCAGAAAACCCTTAACAAGAAAAAATTTATCGGTCCCCGAATCGTTATATGCGTTCCCTCCGGTGTTACTCAGGTTGAGAAGCGCGCAGTGAAGGATTCCGCCATTCAGGCGGGCGCCCGCGAGGTTTATCTTGTTGAGGAGCCCATGGCGGCGGCAATAGGCGCCGGGCTCCCCATAGAAGAACCCTCAGGCAACATGGTTGTGGATATAGGCGGCGGAACGACTGAAGTCGCCGTTATCTCTCTTTCCGGCATTGTTTACTCAAACTCCGTCCGTGTCGGCGGGGATGAAATGGATGACGCCATAGTTAACTACATCAAAAGAAAGTACAACCTTCTCATAGGCACAAGCACCGCAGAGAAGATCAAAAAGGAAATAGGCTCCGCCTTCCCTATGGAAGAGCGTAAAACCATAAAAATCAAAGGACGTGACATGGTTTCCGGTATTCCTCAGACAAGAGAAATATCAGATGCCGAAGCGAGAGAGGCGATAGAGGAAGCGGTAACCAAAATAGTGGACGCCGTGAGAATCGCCCTTGAGAAAACGCCGCCCGAGCTTTCTGCCGACATAGTCGACAGAGGCATAGTTCTCACCGGCGGCGGAGCGCTCCTTAAAGGACTTGACAAGCGCCTTGAAGCAGAAACCAAGCTTCCCATACTCGTATCGGACGATCCGCTCAGGGCAGTGGTTATGGGAGCAGGCAAGGTGCTTGACAATATCGAGCTTCTCAAAAAAGTAACCATAGATTAGTTCGCCAATGACCGGCTGGAAAAAAATAGCGGGAATAACAGCCTTTCTATTTTTCCTTATTCTGCTTCAGGTGCAGAACCCTGAAATTAACGGACCATTCAAAGGGATTTTCGGCAACGTCGTAAATCCCTTTATTTATTACTCTTCCAAGACATCAGCCTTTTTCAGGGATGTCTGGAGCGGGTATATAAATCTTGTTTACGTACGTCAGGATAACCTTGAGCTGAAGGATAAGAACGACAGGCTGAAGATGGAAAACTCCCTTCTTCGCGAAAAGGTTCTGGAATATGAAAGGCTGAAAAAGCTCCTTAATTTTAAAGAGGCTTACAGCTTTCAGTCTGTTGCGTGCAATGTCGTGGGCAGAAACGTTGACGGTTACCTGAAATATATAATCATCGACAGGGGCTCTGAAGACGGAATCGAGATTAAGGATCCGGTGATCAGCTTTGAGGGTCTGGTGGGTTCCGTCAGTGAAGTGTACAAAAACACTGCCCGTGTGGACGTTATCCTTAACATTAAGAACAACGCCAGCGTTATGAACAAACGCACAAGAGCGGTGGGCATAATAAGAGGCAACGGCGAAGGTCAGCTTGTGGTTGACTACTACGACAGGCTGGACAAGGTTCAGATAAAGGATGAGCTTATAACATCCGGTCTCGGCGGCGTTTATCCCAAGGGGATAGCTGTCGGCGTGGTGGACAGGATTGATGAAAAGGACACAGGGCTTTTTCAGGATCTGTTTGTCCGCCCCGTGGTGGATTTCTATAAGCTGGAAAATGTTCTGGTGCTGAAAAGGTAGCGCTGATGTATTATGTGCTGCTGATTCTCACTCTTCTTGTTCTCCATGTTCTGGCGAATTCGGTTTTCGGTTTTCTGAATCCTGTTTCCTACATTCTGATTGTTTACATCGCCATGCTTGAAAAGCTGGATGAGACAAACTACATATGGCATGCGGTTATTTTCGGACTTTTCAGCGATTTTGTCAGGGGCGGATACTTAGGACCCGGGGTTCTTATCTACTTCTTTTACGGAGTGCTCACTCTGAAGGCGGGTGTGTTTTTCGATATGCAGAAGTTCTTCTCAAGGTTCTTCTTCCGCTTGGGGCTCATCGCTGTTCACGTCTTTCTTAATATGGCAATGAACGATTATCTGAAAACACCGTTCTTAGGCGCATACCTGTATTATCTGTTAATAAACACTCTTGCTTTGGTAGCGCTTGTGTTGGTCACGGAGGTAACCGGTGCTTTTAAAAGTGCTGAAAGACGAAGTTCTGGAGTATTATAAGCACAGAACCTACTGGTTTATAGGCATAATTATAGTTATGTTTGCCGGTCTTATAATGCGTCTGGTCTATCTTCAGATATATGAATACGACAAATATAAAAAGCTGTCC is a genomic window of Geovibrio thiophilus containing:
- the serA gene encoding phosphoglycerate dehydrogenase; the encoded protein is MAQFDVIITDHISEEGVKILQNAGDINVDIRAGIKNDDLKKIIGNYDAAITRSGTTVTADLIENPGKLKLLGRAGVGLDNVDIEAASKKGIIVMNAPTGNTLAATELTMGMMLAAVRKIPAANDSVKSIKWDRKKFMGIQLHGKTLGIVGLGRIGGNVAIRAKSFGMKIVSFDPYIKQAKADALGVTLCESLEQVLKQADVITFHTPLTDETKNLITKKEIDMMKDNVVIINCARGGIVNEDDLYDALVSGKVFSAAVDVFTKEPLGENRLLTLDNLFVTPHIGANTEEGQRDVALLICQQVVNALHGKSYENAVNIPFMKSQLSIEMQKYFELIERMGHLLAQLTKGRPERVEVTMVGHKFDEDFFERTFDTPFNFQAFTIAGLRGLLEFNVKETVSYINAPYIAKDRGIDIQESKTHAYGKFNDLLVMKVKTDKEEKVIGGTVFPDGYGRITIFDQFFLDMICQGTYIYIRNSDTPGVVGKIGTLLGNNNINIAGFELSRLKGGDAISFISVDSEVPKSVLDQIQAIPGIIEAKVVTL
- a CDS encoding GGDEF domain-containing protein, encoding MQVNPTVYRCTQSEETTETLKQLFPESVEWDCAQSEDGPRVIIYEVRKTDTVEKLASMMVNENFFLFIANREFDHQFLSLSKDFFFEFTHTDDPVEDLIIHYNTLVKYFAMTVELQKKTEELENTVFELAFASTNVLEQNEFLEQMAKKDGLTLLYNHSYFKDKLKSEFDKSKRYGNKFTVTLLDLDFFKKVNDTYGHPKGDEVLRAFAVIIGENIRETDIAARYGGEEFAIVFPETDTAHAVIAIERIKEGLKSIVFESETGCFKITFSAGVTEFDPKFSHSEEMIQNADKALYISKRDGRDRVTVL
- the lysS gene encoding lysine--tRNA ligase → MDQHRLEKLQKLAENKVQPYVNSFKVPFSIKEVSERFENTDGHELLEKKYTFTVAGRIMAVRQFGKITFLNLKDRTGNLQAYIKKGDITEEQYNVFELTDVGDFVSISGFLFKTKTGELTVYAEKFSLLTKALRDLPEKFHGLKDVEQRYRRRYVDLIVNDNVRDIFRKRSAIIQEVRNFFLSKDFMEVETPMMQPIAGGATAKPFVTHHNALDMPLFMRIAPELYLKRLVIGGFERVFEINRSFRNEGLSTRHNPEFTMIEWYMAYADYHDLMDMIETFVRNIAVKICGTAKIPFNGRIIDLESPWKRMTMEQAVVELGGKDITPEQLADYDSARKTAEGLGIFINDSWGRGRIVLEIFENTVEEKLFDPIFITDYPKEVSPLAKSKKDNPEITERYELFIGGFEISNGFNELNDPIDQKERFEKQVAEKEAGDEEAHAMDSDYIRALEYGLPPTAGAGLGIDRLVMLLTDSQSIREVILFPHMRPEDAG
- a CDS encoding rod shape-determining protein; translation: MLNGLYNIFSSDLAIDLGTANTLIYVKGKGVVCDEPSVVAINNHNKETLAVGDEAKCMLGRTPANIVAIRPMKDGVIASFEHTEKMLRYFIQKTLNKKKFIGPRIVICVPSGVTQVEKRAVKDSAIQAGAREVYLVEEPMAAAIGAGLPIEEPSGNMVVDIGGGTTEVAVISLSGIVYSNSVRVGGDEMDDAIVNYIKRKYNLLIGTSTAEKIKKEIGSAFPMEERKTIKIKGRDMVSGIPQTREISDAEAREAIEEAVTKIVDAVRIALEKTPPELSADIVDRGIVLTGGGALLKGLDKRLEAETKLPILVSDDPLRAVVMGAGKVLDNIELLKKVTID
- the mreC gene encoding rod shape-determining protein MreC, encoding MTGWKKIAGITAFLFFLILLQVQNPEINGPFKGIFGNVVNPFIYYSSKTSAFFRDVWSGYINLVYVRQDNLELKDKNDRLKMENSLLREKVLEYERLKKLLNFKEAYSFQSVACNVVGRNVDGYLKYIIIDRGSEDGIEIKDPVISFEGLVGSVSEVYKNTARVDVILNIKNNASVMNKRTRAVGIIRGNGEGQLVVDYYDRLDKVQIKDELITSGLGGVYPKGIAVGVVDRIDEKDTGLFQDLFVRPVVDFYKLENVLVLKR